The Saccharothrix violaceirubra genome segment GCCCGGCTGGAGCCGCCGCGAGACGTGGTCACCCTGGCCGACATCGTGACCTCCGGCCAGGTCACGCCGACCGTGCTCGTCAGGCTCAAGGACCGGCTCGGCCGCTCGACCGGCCCGCAGGACGCCTACCACGAGCGCTTGGCCCGACGGGCGGAAGCGCAGCGACTGCTGGCGACGCTCATGGCCGAGCACGACCTGGACGCGCTGGTCTACCCGACGGTCCCGCAACAGGCGGCCTTGATCGGGCAGCCGCAACCGTCGGGCCGGTCCTGCGCGTTGGCCGCCAACACCGGCTTCCCGGCCCTGACCGTGCCCGCCGGCTTCACCCCGGACGGCATGCCGGTGGGCGTCGAACTGCTGGGCACGCCGTTCAGCGAACCGACCCTGCTCGGCCTGGGGTTCGACTACGAGCAGGCGACCCGGCACCGCCGGCCGCCGACGAGCACCCCGCCGCTGGCGTGACGGGAATTTGCCGGATCGGCATGCTTTCGTGCGTTCCGGGCCGGGTCGGGTGACAGTGGGTCCCTTACCCGACCCGCGAGGAGCACCATGAACGACCAGGCAATACGACACTGGGAAGCGCACTACGCCCACCACGTCGTCGAGTCGCCGACCGTGAACCCCAGGCTGGCCGAGATCGTCGGGCCGCTGACCCCGGGCACCGTCCTGGACCTGGGCTGCGGTTCCGGCGGGGATGCCCTGTGGCTGGCCGCCCGGAGCTGGCGGGTGACGGCGGTCGACCTGTCCGATACGGCCGTGCACGCGTTGCGGTTGAAGGCGGAACGAGCCGGTGTCGACGTCACCGCGCTGCGCGTCGACCTCGCCGAGGAGTTCCCGGCCGGAACCTTCGACCTGGTGTCCGCCCAGTTCCTGCACACGCCGTTCGACCTGGACCGCGCGGAGGTGCTGCGGGCCGCCGCGCGGGCACTGGTGCCGGGCGGGTTGCTCGCCGTGGTCGACCACGGCTCGACGGCGCCGTGGTCGTGGAACCAGGACCCGGACTTCCACTACCCGACGCCTGAAGAGGTCGCCGCGGACCTCGACCTCGGCCCGGAGTGGACGGTCGAACGGGCCGACTCGCCGACCCGGGAGGCCACCGGGCCGGG includes the following:
- a CDS encoding class I SAM-dependent methyltransferase, whose translation is MNDQAIRHWEAHYAHHVVESPTVNPRLAEIVGPLTPGTVLDLGCGSGGDALWLAARSWRVTAVDLSDTAVHALRLKAERAGVDVTALRVDLAEEFPAGTFDLVSAQFLHTPFDLDRAEVLRAAARALVPGGLLAVVDHGSTAPWSWNQDPDFHYPTPEEVAADLDLGPEWTVERADSPTREATGPGGQRATVTDHVLLVRRS